Proteins from a single region of Halogeometricum borinquense DSM 11551:
- a CDS encoding sensor histidine kinase: MMFDPIRRILPDKVRRSYVLKFGLAFLFLGTLVGSIGYLTTTEMTAAVERNVMQEHATVAAEEGRNFRTWHEQNKRLTGVLTATDVVRNRDPEAIQRHLRQQLVFFPDATHSIDYVNTTNNRILAGTREVDTLQTADFPDSSRVNTNLDPAEPLVTEPYLINNKTLVISYVRPVSGQPERAIILTMDLGAYGQNFRTHGRSELTLVVDSANRIIMSDEFDPRYGVEYGQIFERLPDQHGILQTARSIDPGEDPSGAMEVGDRPSELLSDGYGFNPDGYVVGYYYFPDQDWVLLFYQSTVDSYGFVRAVQQYGTLVTVVSVLLIGVVGAILGRNTAVAVDRLTRKAGRIESGDFDVDFETNRIDNIGQLYRAFNEMQCTIREHLRASALIDNASDLITQVDENGDITFQSPSSHAILGYDPEQMDGTPLLSYVHPDDKSTVDSALSDDENPRRIEFRMQDADGDWRVLEGTCEKVTDNPFVTGVVVTCHDITDRIERQAELEETKRELERSNEALQQFAYIASHDLQEPLRMVSSYLDLLSSEYGDRLDEEANEYIEFAVDGAERMRNMIDGLLTYSRVKTRAGDFEPIDPNEVIDDVCLDLKLLIENEDATITTDSFPTIRADENQLRQVFQNLIKNAIEHAGEDPPEIHIGFTELPDAYRFSVEDNGVGIPENQQEKIFEIFEQASGEESGTGIGLAVCKRIVERHGGDIWVESSVGKQTTFYFTISKQN, from the coding sequence ATGATGTTCGATCCGATCAGACGAATCCTTCCCGACAAGGTCCGGCGGAGTTACGTCCTCAAATTTGGACTCGCTTTCCTGTTTCTCGGAACACTGGTTGGATCGATAGGGTACCTCACGACGACTGAGATGACGGCCGCTGTCGAACGGAACGTCATGCAAGAGCACGCGACAGTTGCCGCAGAGGAGGGCCGCAATTTCCGGACTTGGCACGAACAAAACAAGCGGCTAACGGGAGTGCTCACGGCTACGGACGTCGTCAGAAACCGTGATCCTGAAGCCATCCAGCGGCACCTTCGACAGCAACTGGTCTTCTTTCCGGACGCGACACACAGTATCGACTATGTCAATACGACGAACAACAGGATTCTTGCGGGCACAAGAGAAGTAGACACGCTTCAGACGGCTGATTTTCCTGACTCATCTCGGGTGAACACGAATCTCGATCCAGCCGAGCCGCTTGTCACCGAACCGTATCTGATAAACAACAAAACGCTGGTCATTTCCTACGTCCGTCCGGTTAGTGGGCAGCCAGAACGAGCAATTATTCTCACGATGGATCTCGGAGCGTACGGGCAGAACTTCCGGACTCACGGCCGGTCAGAACTGACGCTCGTGGTCGATTCTGCCAATCGAATCATCATGAGCGACGAGTTCGACCCTCGATACGGTGTCGAGTACGGACAGATATTCGAACGGCTTCCCGATCAACACGGTATTCTTCAGACGGCACGAAGTATCGACCCCGGTGAAGATCCGAGCGGGGCGATGGAAGTTGGCGACCGTCCGAGTGAGCTGTTAAGCGATGGTTACGGATTTAATCCCGACGGCTACGTCGTCGGATACTATTATTTCCCAGACCAAGATTGGGTCTTACTCTTTTATCAGTCAACCGTCGATTCCTACGGGTTTGTCCGTGCAGTTCAACAGTACGGCACTCTGGTGACGGTCGTGAGTGTCCTTCTGATCGGCGTCGTTGGGGCCATCCTTGGACGTAACACGGCTGTTGCTGTGGACAGATTGACCCGAAAGGCCGGCCGTATCGAATCTGGCGACTTCGATGTTGACTTCGAGACCAACCGAATCGACAATATCGGGCAGTTGTACAGGGCCTTCAATGAGATGCAGTGTACGATCCGCGAGCACCTGCGCGCGTCCGCTCTCATCGATAACGCTTCTGACCTCATCACGCAGGTTGACGAAAATGGCGATATTACGTTTCAGAGTCCTTCTTCACACGCGATACTCGGATACGATCCCGAGCAAATGGATGGAACGCCGTTGCTGTCCTACGTCCACCCGGATGACAAGTCAACAGTTGATTCAGCGCTGTCAGATGACGAGAATCCTCGCCGAATCGAATTCAGAATGCAGGATGCGGACGGTGATTGGCGCGTCCTTGAGGGTACGTGCGAGAAAGTTACGGACAACCCCTTCGTCACAGGGGTGGTGGTGACCTGTCACGACATTACTGATCGTATCGAGCGCCAAGCGGAACTCGAAGAGACCAAACGGGAACTCGAACGGTCGAACGAGGCGCTCCAGCAGTTCGCCTATATTGCTTCGCACGACCTTCAAGAGCCGTTACGAATGGTCAGTAGTTACCTCGACCTGCTCTCCTCGGAGTACGGAGATCGCTTAGACGAGGAGGCCAACGAGTACATCGAATTCGCCGTTGACGGCGCAGAACGGATGCGAAATATGATCGACGGCCTGCTCACCTACTCTCGGGTCAAAACGCGGGCCGGTGACTTCGAACCAATCGATCCGAACGAAGTCATCGATGACGTCTGTTTGGATCTTAAGTTGCTCATCGAAAACGAAGACGCAACCATCACGACAGATAGTTTCCCGACAATCAGAGCCGACGAGAACCAACTTCGGCAGGTCTTCCAGAACCTCATCAAAAACGCCATCGAGCATGCAGGTGAGGACCCACCCGAAATCCATATTGGTTTCACAGAACTTCCCGATGCGTACCGGTTCAGCGTCGAAGACAACGGTGTGGGAATTCCGGAGAACCAACAGGAGAAAATATTCGAAATATTCGAGCAGGCGTCCGGTGAGGAAAGCGGGACCGGAATCGGACTTGCGGTGTGCAAGCGCATCGTCGAGCGACACGGTGGCGACATCTGGGTCGAATCCTCTGTCGGGAAGCAGACTACATTTTATTTCACGATCTCGAAACAAAACTAG
- a CDS encoding extracellular solute-binding protein, which yields MRRTRMGRRAILSAGGTMLTGGLLSGCLGTIRSSADSISIAATEGEGRLFRRLTDEFVADETGIEVNVELKPYDALYEQNRKLLAEQNDEFDLVFIDDPWFPQFASDLEPIRQYLPDGVPAEYIQTTLDIAHWPTPRGPLPPEVSDEDPVLRGLVVVGNTQIFAYNATYFDQVGYDPPETYQDVLEAGRAIDAEIDGTHGYVIRGAQGNPIVTNFFPVGFSQAGRMFDADWRFQWGSREGVEAVRFLVQELADISPADVTKYNEDEVVTTLSQGTVAQASTWPGTASLAIAENSPSARDLKFTVIPSNADGRRAPQQGNWIVGINSHTSEAAKKAGGKVIQSFVSKEGQERYVDIGGVPFRHDTFENNLDAQPWFEALYESLQDAQWRPRTPLWSIIERELGVRLHSALGGPISADEAMRGAETKIESVLENAGYY from the coding sequence ATGCGGCGGACTCGAATGGGGCGTCGAGCGATTCTGAGTGCCGGCGGAACGATGTTGACTGGTGGTCTTCTGTCCGGCTGTCTCGGTACCATCAGAAGTAGTGCTGACAGCATTTCTATCGCCGCGACGGAAGGCGAGGGGCGACTGTTTCGAAGACTTACTGACGAGTTCGTCGCGGACGAAACCGGTATCGAAGTAAACGTCGAACTGAAGCCGTACGACGCACTGTACGAGCAAAACCGTAAGTTACTGGCCGAGCAGAACGACGAATTCGATCTCGTATTCATCGACGACCCCTGGTTTCCGCAGTTTGCTTCGGATCTGGAGCCCATACGGCAGTATCTACCAGATGGCGTTCCGGCTGAATACATCCAGACGACGCTTGACATCGCCCACTGGCCGACACCGCGAGGTCCGTTACCACCCGAAGTCAGCGACGAAGACCCGGTTTTGCGGGGGTTAGTCGTCGTTGGGAATACGCAGATCTTTGCGTACAACGCGACGTACTTCGATCAGGTCGGATACGATCCGCCCGAAACGTATCAGGACGTTCTCGAAGCGGGGCGAGCAATAGACGCGGAAATTGATGGCACACACGGATACGTTATTCGCGGGGCGCAAGGAAATCCGATCGTTACGAACTTCTTCCCGGTCGGGTTCTCGCAGGCCGGACGTATGTTCGACGCTGACTGGCGATTCCAGTGGGGCTCTCGGGAAGGTGTCGAGGCTGTCAGATTCCTCGTGCAGGAGTTAGCCGATATCAGCCCGGCAGACGTTACGAAGTACAACGAGGACGAAGTCGTTACAACACTTTCTCAGGGGACGGTTGCACAGGCCAGCACGTGGCCTGGGACGGCTTCTCTCGCGATAGCAGAAAATAGTCCGTCGGCCAGAGATCTCAAATTCACGGTTATACCGAGTAATGCCGATGGGCGCCGGGCACCCCAGCAGGGCAACTGGATTGTCGGTATCAACTCTCATACGAGCGAGGCGGCGAAGAAAGCCGGCGGGAAAGTAATCCAGTCGTTCGTCTCCAAGGAAGGTCAGGAACGCTACGTCGATATCGGTGGCGTCCCCTTCCGTCACGATACCTTCGAGAACAATCTCGACGCCCAGCCGTGGTTCGAAGCCCTTTACGAGAGCCTGCAAGATGCTCAATGGCGTCCGCGGACGCCTTTGTGGTCGATTATCGAGCGGGAACTTGGAGTGCGACTCCACAGCGCTCTGGGTGGTCCAATCTCTGCCGACGAAGCGATGCGTGGTGCGGAAACGAAAATCGAAAGCGTGCTCGAAAATGCAGGATACTACTGA